From the genome of Mycobacterium dioxanotrophicus, one region includes:
- a CDS encoding YlxR family protein, protein MANELFRVVAVIDGNGQCAVTVDTTASLPGRGAWLHPDRQCVQVAIQRRAFVRALRIAGSPDTSAVVEFVEELSASTARSEEQVAKNMSTP, encoded by the coding sequence TTGGCCAACGAATTGTTTCGTGTAGTCGCGGTGATCGACGGGAATGGACAGTGTGCCGTTACCGTTGACACAACGGCCAGCCTGCCCGGGCGTGGTGCTTGGTTGCATCCCGACCGGCAGTGCGTACAGGTGGCAATCCAGCGGCGGGCATTCGTACGAGCGTTGCGCATCGCCGGTTCACCGGACACCTCCGCGGTGGTCGAATTTGTCGAAGAGTTGTCAGCCTCGACCGCCCGCTCAGAAGAACAGGTAGCGAAGAACATGAGCACACCGTGA
- a CDS encoding DHH family phosphoesterase, whose protein sequence is MATDIAAPGVRVDAHGAVELLSVASSVSVVCHVYPDADTIGAGLGLAQVLDAAGKHVQVAFAAPDTLPESLQTLPGGHLLVAPEDIREDADLVVTVDIPSVNRLGALSGLAEDGREVLVIDHHASNRLFGTANYVDPTADSTTMLVAEILDAWGKPIDRQVAHCLYAGLTTDTGSFRWATARAHRLAARLVELGVDNASISRSLLDTHPFAWLPMLSRVLSSAELCPDAVDGRGLVYVVVSHSEWSGARPEEVESIVDIVRTTQQAEVAAVFKEIEPQHWSVSMRAKSVNLAEIASSFGGGGHPHAAGYSATGPVDDVVRALRVALG, encoded by the coding sequence ATGGCGACTGACATCGCTGCTCCCGGTGTGCGCGTCGACGCGCACGGGGCTGTCGAGTTGTTGTCGGTCGCATCGAGCGTCAGCGTGGTCTGCCACGTCTATCCCGACGCCGACACCATCGGTGCCGGCCTGGGTCTGGCTCAAGTTCTCGACGCGGCGGGCAAACACGTCCAGGTCGCGTTCGCGGCTCCCGACACACTGCCCGAGTCGCTGCAGACCCTGCCCGGCGGGCACCTGCTGGTTGCCCCGGAAGATATCCGCGAGGACGCCGATCTGGTTGTCACCGTGGACATCCCGAGCGTCAACCGGCTCGGCGCGTTGAGCGGTCTCGCCGAGGACGGCCGGGAGGTGTTGGTCATCGACCATCACGCCTCCAACCGGCTGTTCGGGACCGCCAACTACGTCGATCCGACGGCGGACTCCACCACCATGCTGGTGGCCGAGATCCTCGATGCGTGGGGCAAACCGATCGACCGGCAGGTCGCCCACTGCTTGTACGCGGGCCTGACCACCGACACCGGATCGTTCCGCTGGGCCACGGCCCGCGCGCATCGGCTGGCGGCCCGGCTCGTCGAGCTGGGCGTGGACAACGCGTCGATCAGCCGCAGCCTGCTCGACACTCATCCGTTCGCCTGGTTGCCGATGCTGTCGCGGGTGCTGTCCTCGGCGGAGCTCTGCCCGGACGCCGTCGACGGTCGCGGTCTGGTGTATGTCGTCGTCTCCCACTCCGAGTGGTCCGGGGCCCGGCCGGAGGAGGTCGAGAGCATCGTCGACATCGTGCGCACCACGCAGCAGGCCGAAGTCGCCGCGGTGTTCAAGGAGATCGAGCCGCAGCACTGGTCGGTGTCCATGCGGGCCAAGTCGGTCAACCTCGCCGAGATCGCCAGCTCGTTCGGCGGCGGCGGGCATCCCCACGCCGCCGGATATTCGGCCACCGGCCCTGTCGACGACGTCGTCCGGGCGCTCCGGGTTGCTCTTGGCTGA
- a CDS encoding enoyl-CoA hydratase, whose translation MNDADERLREEPTNTVLLIDTTDRVRTLTLNRPQSRNALSSQLRTAFYQALRDAQADEGVDVVILTGADPVFCAGLDLKEFGNTTELPDISPKWPAMSKPVIGAINGAAVTGGLELALYCDILIASEHARFADTHARVGLLPTWGLSVRLPQKVGVGLARRMSLTGDYLSAADALRAGLVTEVVAHDELLPAARRVAASIVGNNQAAVRALLSSYHRIDAAQTDAGLWIEAASARQWMDSTTGNDVAANRDAVLQRGRAQVH comes from the coding sequence ATGAATGACGCCGACGAGCGCTTGCGCGAGGAGCCGACCAACACTGTGTTGCTGATCGACACCACAGACCGGGTTCGCACGCTCACCCTCAACCGGCCGCAGTCGCGCAACGCGTTGTCGTCGCAGCTGCGCACTGCGTTCTACCAGGCGTTACGTGATGCCCAGGCCGACGAAGGCGTCGACGTGGTGATCCTTACCGGGGCCGATCCGGTGTTTTGTGCCGGCCTTGATCTAAAGGAGTTCGGCAACACCACCGAGCTACCCGACATCTCCCCCAAGTGGCCGGCGATGAGCAAGCCGGTGATCGGGGCGATCAACGGCGCCGCCGTCACCGGTGGGCTCGAACTGGCGCTGTACTGCGACATCCTGATCGCCTCCGAGCACGCCCGCTTCGCCGATACACACGCCAGAGTGGGCCTGCTGCCCACCTGGGGCTTGAGTGTCCGGCTGCCGCAGAAGGTCGGTGTCGGCCTCGCCCGGCGGATGAGCCTCACCGGCGATTACCTCTCGGCCGCCGACGCGCTGCGCGCCGGGCTGGTCACCGAAGTCGTCGCCCACGACGAGTTGCTGCCTGCCGCGCGCCGCGTGGCCGCCTCGATCGTCGGCAACAATCAGGCCGCCGTCCGCGCCCTGCTGTCCTCGTACCATCGCATCGACGCAGCCCAGACCGACGCCGGCCTGTGGATCGAGGCGGCCTCGGCGCGGCAGTGGATGGACTCGACGACAGGTAACGACGTCGCCGCCAACCGCGACGCGGTACTGCAGCGCGGTCGCGCCCAGGTGCACTGA
- the rimP gene encoding ribosome maturation factor RimP: MAPDPKLRSADLPSQKQVIELLDGEFARAGYEIDQVVVDAAARPPRITIVADGDNGLDLDSVAELSRTASELLDQLDRTGDTPYVLEVTSPGVDRPLTEHKHFRRARGRKVELTLADGAQLTGRVGQGDTESVEIVVRDGRDFAVRRIELADVVKAVVQVEFSPPSPRELELAGETGKGA; encoded by the coding sequence GTGGCACCGGATCCGAAGTTGCGGTCTGCGGATTTGCCGTCGCAGAAGCAGGTGATCGAGCTGCTGGACGGCGAATTTGCGCGCGCCGGATACGAGATCGACCAGGTTGTCGTCGACGCTGCCGCGCGCCCGCCCCGCATCACCATCGTGGCCGATGGCGACAACGGCCTCGACCTCGACTCTGTCGCGGAGCTGTCCCGGACGGCCTCGGAGTTGCTGGATCAGCTCGACCGGACCGGCGACACGCCGTATGTGCTGGAGGTCACCTCCCCAGGGGTGGACCGACCGCTGACCGAGCACAAGCACTTCCGTCGGGCCCGCGGGCGCAAGGTGGAACTGACGCTGGCCGACGGCGCGCAGCTGACCGGTCGGGTCGGGCAGGGCGATACCGAGTCGGTCGAGATCGTGGTCAGGGACGGGCGAGATTTCGCCGTGCGCCGTATCGAGCTGGCCGACGTTGTCAAAGCGGTTGTCCAAGTGGAGTTTTCACCGCCAAGCCCGCGCGAGTTGGAGTTGGCTGGAGAAACGGGGAAGGGGGCCTGA
- the rbfA gene encoding 30S ribosome-binding factor RbfA, whose product MADPARAKRLAKRISTIVASAIEYEIKDPRLAGVTITDAKVSGDLHDATLYYTVMGQTLDDAPDYAGAAAALEKAKGVLRTKVGAGAGVRFTPTLAFVRDTVPDAAHRMEELLAAARAADEDLARVRQGAKHAGDADPYRVSGAEDVNGPADGADTEDAGDSNGFQDRTYGD is encoded by the coding sequence ATGGCTGATCCTGCACGCGCGAAGAGACTCGCCAAGCGGATCTCCACGATCGTCGCCTCGGCCATCGAGTACGAGATCAAGGATCCGCGGCTGGCGGGGGTGACCATCACCGACGCGAAGGTGTCGGGCGATCTGCACGACGCCACGCTGTACTACACGGTGATGGGACAGACGCTGGACGACGCGCCGGATTACGCCGGCGCGGCGGCCGCGTTGGAGAAGGCCAAGGGCGTGTTGCGCACCAAGGTGGGCGCCGGGGCCGGGGTGCGGTTCACCCCGACCCTGGCGTTCGTCCGTGACACCGTGCCCGACGCGGCCCACCGCATGGAGGAGCTGCTGGCTGCCGCCCGGGCCGCCGATGAGGATTTGGCGAGAGTTCGGCAGGGCGCCAAGCATGCCGGAGATGCGGACCCGTACCGTGTGAGCGGGGCGGAGGACGTGAACGGGCCTGCTGACGGGGCAGACACAGAGGACGCCGGTGACAGTAACGGATTCCAAGACCGGACATATGGCGACTGA
- a CDS encoding proline--tRNA ligase: MITRMSELFLRTLRDDPADAEVPSHKLLIRAGYVRPVGPGIYSWLPLGLRVLRRIEKIVRDEMNAIGGQEILLPALLPRSPYETTNRWTEYGDTLFRLQDRRGNDYLLGPTHEEIFTLTVKGEYSSYKDFPVLLYQIQTKYRDEARPRAGILRGREFVMKDSYSFDVDDDGLKNAYHAHREAYQKIFGRLGVRYVIVSAMSGAMGGSASEEFLAESEVGEDTFVRCLESGYAANVEAVVTRAPAPLPIDGQPAAVVHDTPNTPTIATLVDWANSAGLEQFSGREVTAADTLKNLLLKTREPGKDWELLAIGVPGDREIDEKRLGAALEPAEFALLEEADFAKNPFLVKGYVGPKALQENGVRYLVDPRIVAGTAWITGADAPNKHVVGLVAGRDFTPDGTIEAAEVRDGDPSPDGAGVLTSARGIEIGHIFQLGRKYADAFTADVLGEDGKPVRLTMGSYGIGVSRMVAVIAEQQHDELGLRWPASVAPFDVHVVVANKDEAARQGATELVAGLDRLGHEVLFDDRKASPGVKFKDAELLGMPWIVVVGRGWADGTVELRNRLTGENREIAVDDAVTEISAALAG, translated from the coding sequence GTGATCACCCGAATGTCAGAGCTGTTTCTGCGCACCTTGCGCGACGACCCCGCCGATGCCGAGGTGCCCAGCCACAAGCTGCTGATCCGGGCCGGATACGTACGCCCGGTCGGCCCCGGCATCTACAGCTGGCTGCCGTTGGGACTTCGGGTTCTGCGCCGGATCGAAAAGATCGTCCGCGACGAGATGAACGCCATCGGCGGCCAGGAGATCCTGTTGCCTGCCCTGTTGCCGCGTAGCCCGTACGAAACCACGAATCGGTGGACCGAATACGGCGACACCCTGTTCCGGCTGCAGGACCGCCGCGGCAACGACTATCTGCTCGGGCCCACCCACGAGGAGATCTTCACGCTGACGGTCAAGGGGGAGTACTCCTCCTACAAGGACTTCCCGGTCCTGCTGTACCAAATCCAGACCAAGTACCGCGACGAGGCCCGCCCCCGCGCGGGCATCCTGCGCGGCCGAGAGTTCGTCATGAAGGACTCGTACTCGTTCGACGTGGACGACGACGGCCTCAAGAACGCCTACCACGCCCACCGCGAGGCCTACCAGAAGATCTTCGGGCGCCTCGGTGTGCGCTACGTGATCGTGTCGGCGATGTCGGGTGCGATGGGCGGCAGTGCCTCCGAGGAGTTCCTGGCCGAAAGCGAAGTCGGCGAGGACACCTTCGTGCGCTGCCTGGAATCCGGGTACGCCGCCAACGTCGAAGCTGTCGTCACCCGAGCCCCGGCGCCGCTGCCGATCGATGGGCAACCCGCGGCCGTGGTGCACGACACGCCCAACACCCCGACCATCGCGACACTGGTCGACTGGGCCAATTCGGCTGGGCTGGAACAGTTCTCCGGACGTGAGGTCACCGCGGCCGACACCTTGAAGAACCTCCTGCTCAAGACACGCGAACCCGGTAAGGACTGGGAACTGCTCGCGATCGGCGTCCCCGGCGACCGCGAAATCGACGAGAAGCGCCTGGGTGCCGCGCTGGAGCCCGCCGAATTCGCGCTGCTCGAAGAGGCCGACTTCGCCAAGAACCCGTTCCTGGTGAAGGGATATGTCGGCCCGAAAGCCTTGCAGGAGAACGGGGTCCGCTACCTCGTCGATCCGAGGATCGTGGCGGGCACGGCGTGGATCACCGGCGCCGACGCGCCCAACAAGCACGTCGTCGGCCTGGTCGCCGGCCGTGACTTCACCCCGGACGGCACCATCGAAGCCGCCGAGGTCCGCGACGGCGACCCGTCGCCCGACGGCGCCGGCGTGCTGACGTCGGCACGCGGCATCGAGATCGGCCACATCTTCCAGTTGGGCCGCAAGTACGCCGACGCCTTCACCGCCGACGTGCTCGGCGAGGACGGCAAGCCGGTCCGGTTGACCATGGGCTCCTACGGCATCGGCGTGTCCCGCATGGTCGCGGTGATCGCCGAACAGCAGCACGACGAGCTGGGGCTGCGCTGGCCTGCTTCGGTGGCCCCGTTCGATGTGCACGTCGTGGTGGCCAACAAGGACGAGGCGGCCCGACAGGGTGCCACCGAGCTGGTCGCCGGGCTGGACAGGCTCGGCCACGAGGTGCTCTTCGACGACCGCAAGGCCTCGCCCGGGGTGAAGTTCAAGGACGCCGAACTGCTCGGCATGCCGTGGATCGTCGTGGTCGGCCGCGGCTGGGCCGACGGCACCGTGGAGCTGCGCAACCGGTTGACGGGCGAGAACCGCGAAATCGCCGTGGACGACGCGGTCACCGAGATCTCGGCGGCGCTCGCCGGCTGA
- the nusA gene encoding transcription termination factor NusA: MNIDMAALHAIEADKGITVDVVVETIKSALLTAYRHTDGHEPDAYIDIDRKTGAVKVMARQTDADGNVIHEWDDTPEGFGRIAATTARQVILQRLRDAENEKTYGEFSAHEGDIVAGVIQRDARANARGLVVVRIGSETKGSEGVIPAAEQVPGERYEHGDRLRCYVVGVTRGAREPLITLSRTHPNLVRKLFSLEVPEIADGSVEIVAVAREAGHRSKIAVASRVPGLNAKGACIGPMGQRVRNVMSELSGEKIDIIDFDDDPARFVANALSPAKVVSVSVIDEAARAARVVVPDFQLSLAIGKEGQNARLAARLTGWRIDIRSDAAPQPDSEPAPRAVPER, from the coding sequence ATGAACATAGACATGGCGGCGCTGCATGCCATCGAAGCCGACAAAGGCATCACGGTCGACGTGGTCGTGGAGACCATCAAATCGGCCCTGCTGACCGCTTACCGGCACACCGATGGTCACGAGCCCGACGCCTATATCGACATCGACCGGAAAACCGGTGCGGTCAAGGTCATGGCCCGCCAGACCGATGCGGACGGCAACGTCATCCACGAGTGGGACGACACGCCCGAGGGGTTCGGCCGGATCGCGGCCACCACTGCGCGTCAGGTGATCCTGCAGCGGCTGCGCGACGCGGAGAACGAGAAGACCTACGGCGAATTCTCGGCTCACGAAGGCGACATCGTGGCCGGCGTCATCCAACGTGACGCACGGGCCAACGCCCGCGGGCTGGTCGTGGTGCGGATCGGCAGCGAGACCAAGGGGTCCGAAGGCGTGATCCCCGCGGCCGAGCAGGTGCCGGGGGAGCGCTACGAACACGGCGACCGGCTGCGCTGCTACGTCGTCGGCGTCACGCGTGGCGCCCGGGAACCGCTGATCACGCTGTCGCGCACCCACCCCAACCTGGTCCGCAAGCTGTTTTCGCTCGAAGTGCCCGAGATCGCCGACGGATCGGTGGAGATCGTCGCGGTGGCTCGGGAGGCGGGGCACCGGTCCAAGATCGCCGTCGCGTCGCGGGTGCCGGGCCTCAATGCCAAAGGTGCCTGCATCGGACCGATGGGCCAGCGTGTCCGCAATGTCATGAGCGAGCTGTCCGGCGAGAAGATCGACATCATCGACTTCGACGACGACCCAGCTCGATTCGTCGCCAACGCCCTCTCGCCGGCCAAGGTCGTGTCGGTGTCGGTGATCGACGAGGCGGCCCGCGCCGCGCGGGTCGTGGTGCCAGATTTCCAGTTGTCGCTGGCCATCGGCAAGGAGGGGCAAAATGCCAGGCTGGCGGCTCGATTGACGGGATGGCGGATCGACATCCGCAGCGACGCCGCTCCGCAGCCCGACTCCGAGCCCGCGCCGCGCGCGGTGCCTGAGCGTTAG
- a CDS encoding DUF2277 family protein, producing the protein MCRNITELRGLQPAATAEEIEAAARQYVRKVSGITRPAGVNVEAFEAAVAEVAATTTRLLDGLAPRRQPPKTVPPLRRPEVQARLAAR; encoded by the coding sequence ATGTGCCGGAACATCACGGAACTGCGTGGCCTGCAACCCGCCGCCACAGCCGAAGAGATCGAGGCCGCTGCGCGCCAGTACGTCCGGAAGGTCAGCGGTATCACCCGACCGGCCGGTGTCAACGTCGAGGCGTTCGAGGCGGCTGTCGCCGAGGTCGCCGCGACCACCACGCGGCTGCTGGACGGGTTGGCGCCACGCCGGCAGCCACCCAAGACGGTTCCGCCGCTGCGTCGTCCGGAAGTGCAGGCTCGCCTGGCGGCGCGGTGA
- a CDS encoding MATE family efflux transporter produces the protein MTSGDGSAAVNGRRIAALAFPALGVLAAEPLYLLFDTAIVGRLGAVSLAGLAIGGLVLNLVGSNLTFLSYGTTSRSARFFGAGDRAAAVGEGVQATWLAVGIGMVLCAVVQVVANPLLSVIAGGGEIAQAAAPWLRIAVLGAPAILISMAGNGWMRGVQDTVRPLRYVIAGFAVSAVLCPLLVYGWLGMPRLELAGSAVANLVGQWAAAVLFVRALLSEKVPLRPHPSVLRAQVVMGRDLLLRTMAFQACFVSAGAVAARFGAAAVAAHQVVLQLWSFLALVLDSLAIAAQSLVGAALGAGQLGHAKVVAWRVTLFSAAAAAVLAAVFAIGAHVLPVLFTDDHSVLDEIGVPWWFLVGQLPVAGIVFALDGVLLGAGDAKFMRNATLVSALVGFLPLVWLSLIFHWGLLGIWAGLSSFMVLRLVFVGWRAFSGRWLVAGTA, from the coding sequence ATGACCTCCGGTGATGGTTCCGCCGCGGTCAACGGCAGGCGCATCGCCGCACTGGCCTTCCCGGCCCTCGGCGTGCTGGCGGCCGAACCGCTCTATCTGCTGTTCGACACCGCGATCGTCGGACGACTGGGCGCGGTCAGCCTGGCCGGGTTGGCCATCGGCGGTCTGGTCCTCAATCTGGTCGGCTCGAATCTGACCTTCCTGTCCTACGGCACCACGTCGCGCTCGGCCCGGTTCTTCGGTGCCGGCGACCGGGCCGCCGCCGTCGGCGAGGGTGTACAGGCCACGTGGCTGGCGGTCGGGATCGGGATGGTGCTCTGCGCGGTGGTGCAGGTCGTTGCGAACCCGCTGTTGTCGGTGATCGCCGGTGGCGGCGAGATCGCTCAGGCCGCTGCACCGTGGCTGCGGATCGCCGTCCTCGGCGCGCCCGCCATCCTGATCTCGATGGCAGGCAACGGATGGATGCGCGGTGTGCAGGACACCGTTCGGCCGTTGCGCTATGTGATCGCGGGTTTCGCGGTGTCGGCGGTGTTGTGTCCGCTGCTGGTCTACGGCTGGTTGGGCATGCCGCGGTTGGAGTTGGCCGGCTCGGCGGTCGCGAACCTGGTGGGGCAGTGGGCGGCGGCGGTTCTGTTCGTCCGGGCGTTGCTGTCGGAGAAGGTGCCGCTGCGACCGCATCCCTCGGTGCTTCGTGCTCAGGTCGTGATGGGCCGGGATTTGCTGTTGCGCACCATGGCTTTTCAAGCGTGCTTCGTGTCCGCGGGCGCCGTAGCGGCCCGGTTCGGCGCGGCCGCCGTCGCCGCGCACCAGGTGGTGCTGCAGCTGTGGAGTTTCCTTGCGCTGGTACTCGATTCACTCGCGATCGCCGCGCAGTCCCTGGTGGGTGCTGCGCTGGGCGCGGGCCAACTCGGCCACGCCAAGGTGGTGGCCTGGCGTGTGACGCTGTTCTCCGCGGCGGCCGCGGCGGTACTGGCGGCGGTGTTCGCGATCGGGGCCCATGTTCTGCCCGTGCTGTTCACCGACGACCACTCGGTGCTCGACGAGATCGGTGTGCCGTGGTGGTTCCTGGTGGGCCAGTTGCCGGTCGCCGGAATCGTTTTCGCGCTCGACGGGGTGCTGCTGGGCGCCGGCGACGCCAAGTTCATGCGCAATGCCACCCTGGTCAGCGCGCTGGTCGGTTTCCTGCCGCTGGTCTGGCTGTCCCTGATCTTCCACTGGGGCCTGCTCGGTATCTGGGCCGGGCTCAGCAGCTTCATGGTGCTACGCCTGGTGTTCGTGGGCTGGCGGGCGTTTTCAGGCCGTTGGCTCGTCGCCGGGACCGCTTAA
- a CDS encoding class I SAM-dependent methyltransferase — translation MSAARAINHHADHPGFAGPAGVLCGLLFLVVGRAKARLATDIAQASSADHVVDVGCGPGTAARVAARRGARVTGVDPSTAMLRVASVITPRRAAITWSEGTAEALPVADDAATVVWALATVHHWQDVGAAVAEARRVLVAGGRLIAIERQVSANSTGLASHGWTEQQAEAFAALCRDTGFIDVRVEGRGDGKQAVWVVCGTRK, via the coding sequence ATGAGCGCGGCACGTGCGATCAATCACCACGCCGACCATCCGGGATTCGCCGGCCCAGCCGGTGTGCTGTGCGGCTTGCTCTTCCTCGTGGTGGGCCGGGCCAAAGCCAGGTTGGCCACCGACATCGCACAGGCCTCGTCCGCAGACCATGTTGTGGATGTGGGGTGCGGACCGGGCACCGCCGCGCGCGTGGCGGCCCGCCGCGGAGCGCGTGTGACGGGCGTCGACCCGTCGACGGCCATGCTGCGCGTCGCGTCCGTCATCACGCCCAGGCGCGCGGCGATCACGTGGAGCGAGGGCACCGCCGAGGCCTTACCCGTTGCTGACGACGCGGCCACCGTGGTGTGGGCACTGGCCACAGTGCATCACTGGCAGGACGTCGGCGCGGCGGTCGCCGAGGCACGCCGCGTGCTGGTGGCGGGCGGGCGGTTGATTGCCATCGAACGGCAGGTGTCCGCCAACTCGACCGGGCTGGCCAGTCACGGCTGGACCGAACAGCAGGCCGAGGCGTTCGCCGCGTTGTGCCGCGATACCGGATTCATCGATGTGCGCGTGGAAGGACGAGGTGACGGCAAGCAGGCTGTCTGGGTGGTCTGCGGGACGCGAAAGTAG
- a CDS encoding ferritin-like domain-containing protein, whose translation MTTTEPPPAGPARPADPADRALFDAVASEHGIIYGYGLVSAHSTPDDNALVAAAMAEHRDRREAAITMLGARSVAPPLPAAGYQVPIPVANPTDAANLAVRMEQDAAVAWRAVLEQATDNNDRAFAVTALTESAVTAAKWRAQLNAWPVTVAFPGGTESS comes from the coding sequence ATGACGACCACCGAACCGCCACCTGCAGGACCCGCGCGCCCGGCCGATCCGGCGGACCGTGCCCTGTTCGACGCCGTGGCCTCCGAACACGGCATCATCTACGGCTACGGCCTGGTCTCCGCACACTCCACGCCCGACGACAACGCGCTGGTGGCGGCCGCCATGGCCGAACATCGAGACCGTCGCGAAGCCGCGATCACGATGCTCGGCGCCCGGTCGGTGGCTCCACCACTGCCCGCGGCCGGGTACCAGGTGCCGATACCCGTCGCCAATCCCACCGACGCGGCGAACCTCGCGGTGCGCATGGAACAGGACGCCGCCGTGGCCTGGCGCGCGGTGCTCGAGCAGGCCACCGACAACAATGACCGCGCCTTCGCCGTGACGGCGCTGACAGAGTCTGCGGTGACGGCGGCGAAATGGCGCGCCCAGCTCAATGCCTGGCCGGTGACCGTGGCCTTCCCGGGCGGCACCGAGTCCAGCTGA
- a CDS encoding MerR family transcriptional regulator produces the protein MDVIPIGEAAARLQMSPSALRYYDERGLVRPRLRRAGKRMYGPEELRRLALLKIVHRLGLPLDTAAAVLDAPGDQWRATVRAQIAELDRVIAQAHGAQQFLTHALRCPSDHPARDCATMMGALDRLVDGMSVEELATDQTGNGWLVSD, from the coding sequence ATGGACGTGATCCCCATCGGCGAGGCCGCCGCGCGGCTGCAGATGAGCCCCTCGGCCTTGCGGTACTACGACGAGCGCGGACTGGTGCGCCCGCGGCTGCGTCGAGCAGGCAAACGGATGTACGGGCCCGAAGAGCTTCGGCGGCTCGCGTTGCTCAAGATCGTGCACCGGTTGGGACTTCCGCTCGATACCGCCGCGGCCGTGCTGGACGCGCCCGGTGACCAGTGGCGGGCGACTGTCCGCGCGCAGATCGCCGAACTGGACCGAGTGATCGCGCAAGCCCACGGGGCGCAACAGTTTTTGACGCATGCTCTGCGTTGTCCGTCCGACCATCCGGCTCGTGATTGCGCAACGATGATGGGTGCCCTGGACCGGCTGGTCGACGGGATGAGCGTCGAAGAACTCGCCACCGACCAGACCGGAAACGGTTGGCTGGTCAGCGACTGA
- a CDS encoding DUF1802 family protein, giving the protein MSSPALKEWSAAVHALLDGRQTVLLRKGGIGEKRFAVAAPEFLLFPTVAHSHRERVRPEHRDLLALAAADSTETAVTIRAAAKVIAAIEVNRPEAIEQIADLHIWTADSVQADRLDFRPKHRLTVLVVQARPLIAPVELVRVPAFAGCKSWVDLTSDDTALRTRGAHEDGPVHDDATLQRIAERVRASVG; this is encoded by the coding sequence GTGAGTTCTCCTGCGCTCAAGGAGTGGAGCGCAGCGGTGCATGCGCTGCTTGACGGCCGACAAACAGTCCTGTTGCGCAAGGGCGGCATCGGCGAGAAGCGGTTCGCGGTCGCCGCACCCGAGTTCCTGTTGTTCCCGACCGTCGCGCACAGCCACCGCGAGCGGGTCCGCCCTGAACACCGTGATCTGCTCGCGCTCGCTGCCGCCGACAGCACCGAAACGGCTGTCACCATCCGGGCCGCGGCGAAAGTGATTGCCGCCATTGAGGTCAACCGCCCTGAGGCGATCGAGCAGATCGCCGACCTGCACATCTGGACCGCCGATTCGGTGCAGGCCGACAGGCTGGATTTCCGCCCGAAGCACCGGCTGACGGTTCTGGTGGTTCAGGCCAGGCCGCTGATCGCACCCGTCGAGTTGGTGCGTGTGCCGGCATTCGCGGGCTGCAAGAGCTGGGTGGATCTCACATCCGACGACACCGCGCTGCGGACGCGAGGGGCCCACGAGGACGGACCCGTGCACGACGACGCGACGCTGCAGCGCATCGCCGAGCGGGTGCGGGCCTCAGTCGGCTGA